A genomic window from Longimicrobiaceae bacterium includes:
- a CDS encoding Fic family protein, translating to MTAINGNINGNEVIGSYRQLTATMNRFSPILSGPQLTEAMRLLGEIDVFKGHWRKLQEIRAEKLAHLRQVTTIESAGSSTRIEGAELSDAEVARVLQGVSVESFRARDESEVRGYGDLLQAIFDSYGNIPFDENHIKQLHKILLGHSEKDQRHRGEYKKQDNHVEARHPDGRVEVIFLTASPFDTPRLMAEQVALTRQALISGDIHPLVAIARFIVEFLAIHPFKDGNGRLSRGLTTLLLLQSGYDYVPYSSLERVVEENKAAYYAALRESQTAMRTEPAAFGEWLLFLLRALHAQKQNLAAKLEVERSMMQLSEAQHRIVEIVDRLGRATTTVLAQELVMPLRTVRYHLDALVGQGLLEPQGQRRGRFYRRSAEARSVIERPASPIAAILAEILERGGRIGRGELIRLVSRYGYDPRTIGTMHGRRLAHLRRDPQSGESVLTSRGQEIAEQHIFITRLGGGGRTA from the coding sequence TTGACGGCAATTAACGGCAACATTAACGGCAACGAAGTTATCGGCAGTTATCGGCAGTTAACGGCAACCATGAATCGGTTCTCACCCATCCTCTCGGGACCGCAGCTCACCGAGGCCATGCGACTCCTTGGCGAGATCGACGTCTTCAAGGGGCATTGGCGCAAGCTGCAGGAGATCCGTGCCGAAAAGCTGGCGCACCTCCGGCAGGTCACGACCATCGAGTCGGCGGGGAGCTCCACTCGAATCGAGGGAGCGGAGCTGAGCGACGCGGAGGTCGCGCGGGTGCTTCAGGGCGTGAGCGTGGAGTCGTTCCGCGCGCGCGACGAGTCCGAGGTCCGCGGCTACGGCGACCTGCTGCAGGCGATCTTCGACAGCTACGGCAACATCCCGTTCGATGAGAACCACATCAAGCAGCTACACAAGATCCTGCTGGGGCACTCGGAGAAGGACCAGCGCCATCGGGGCGAGTACAAGAAGCAGGACAACCACGTCGAGGCCCGGCACCCTGATGGGCGAGTGGAGGTGATCTTCCTCACCGCCTCTCCTTTCGATACCCCCCGCTTGATGGCGGAGCAGGTGGCACTCACGAGGCAGGCGCTCATTTCCGGAGACATCCACCCGCTGGTCGCCATTGCGCGGTTCATCGTGGAGTTCCTGGCCATCCACCCGTTCAAGGACGGAAACGGGCGGCTGTCCCGAGGTCTCACCACGCTGTTGCTCCTGCAGAGCGGCTACGACTACGTGCCGTACTCGTCGCTGGAGCGCGTGGTGGAGGAGAACAAGGCGGCGTACTACGCGGCCCTGCGCGAATCGCAGACCGCCATGCGGACCGAGCCGGCCGCCTTCGGAGAGTGGCTGCTGTTCCTGCTGCGCGCGCTGCACGCGCAGAAGCAGAACCTGGCGGCGAAGCTGGAGGTGGAGAGGTCCATGATGCAGCTCTCCGAGGCGCAGCACCGCATCGTGGAGATCGTGGATCGCCTTGGCCGCGCGACGACGACGGTGCTGGCCCAGGAACTCGTGATGCCGCTCCGGACCGTGCGGTACCACCTCGATGCCTTGGTAGGCCAGGGGCTGCTGGAGCCGCAGGGCCAGAGACGGGGGAGATTCTACAGGCGATCGGCCGAGGCGCGGAGCGTTATTGAGCGCCCGGCCTCCCCGATAGCGGCCATTCTCGCGGAGATCCTGGAGCGCGGGGGCCGCATCGGCCGCGGCGAGCTCATCCGGCTGGTGAGCCGCTACGGCTACGACCCGCGCACGATCGGCACCATGCACGGCCGCCGCCTCGCGCACCTACGCCGCGATCCGCAATCGGGGGAGAGTGTGCTGACCAGCCGCGGGCAGGAGATAGCCGAGCAGCACATCTTCATCACCCGCCTGGGTGGCGGCGGGCGAACCGCGTAA
- a CDS encoding serine/threonine-protein kinase, with translation MYGLEALLTGRTLGGRYRVEKVIGRGGMGAVYRAADERLGRAVAVKVIAAPTANAAEEAKLRARFHREARAAAALHHPNVVAVFDYGTDPDVSLDYIVMELLQGEDLAARLARTGPPARKTGLCILREAARGLAAGHRAGMVHRDIKPGNIFLEQGDEPDEPMVRVLDFGIAQVAHEEGTQMQLTEFGRSPYSPAYASPEQLAGEDRLTPASDVFSLGAVGYNLITGVR, from the coding sequence ATGTACGGACTGGAGGCGCTGCTGACGGGGCGCACGCTGGGCGGGCGCTACCGCGTGGAGAAGGTGATCGGCCGGGGCGGTATGGGCGCGGTGTACCGCGCCGCCGACGAACGGCTGGGCCGCGCCGTGGCCGTGAAGGTGATCGCCGCGCCCACCGCCAACGCGGCCGAGGAGGCCAAGCTGCGCGCCCGCTTCCACCGCGAGGCGCGCGCGGCCGCGGCGCTGCATCATCCGAACGTCGTGGCCGTGTTCGACTACGGCACCGACCCCGACGTGTCGCTGGACTACATCGTCATGGAGCTGCTGCAGGGCGAGGACCTGGCGGCGCGCCTGGCCCGCACCGGCCCGCCCGCGCGAAAGACCGGCCTCTGCATCTTACGCGAGGCGGCGCGGGGGCTGGCCGCCGGGCACCGCGCGGGCATGGTGCACCGCGACATCAAGCCGGGCAACATCTTCCTGGAGCAGGGCGATGAGCCCGACGAACCCATGGTGCGCGTGCTGGACTTCGGCATCGCGCAGGTGGCGCACGAAGAGGGCACGCAGATGCAGCTCACCGAGTTCGGCCGCTCGCCGTACTCGCCCGCGTACGCGTCGCCCGAGCAGCTGGCGGGCGAGGACCGGCTGACGCCCGCGTCGGACGTGTTCAGCTTGGGCGCGGTGGGCTACAACCTGATCACCGGCGTGCGCT
- a CDS encoding DEAD/DEAH box helicase, with protein sequence MAFTQFGLHPSIVKGVKELGFTRPTPIQEKAIPAGVEGRDVLACAMTGSGKTAAFLLPIIHRLMEKPRGVTRALILTPTRELAAQIHEHLEQLAVHTPVTGAAVFGGVGMGPQEHAFRSGVDILIATPGRLLDHFTKPYAKLAGLEVLVLDEADRMLDMGFLPDIRRVLRHLPAKRQTLFFSATMPAPILKLTQEMLHEPETINMERKQAPAVGITQAIYPVSQELKSYLFLELMKRDEIGNVIVFTRTKHRANRLADFLDKHGIPNAKIHGNRSQAQRTDALAGFKDGRFRALVATDIVARGIDVEALDHVVNFDVPHVPEDYIHRVGRTARAEATGDAFTFVSPEEEPDLRAIERAVGKPLPRVTLEGFDYKAKPQDRFEVPLAERIAEIRARKSEERARAKAKAERKAANEAAGGGARSGGGRPAPSGGSRPRSEGGSSSGGARSGGPSRPGGSRGPGGGSGGGRPGGSGGQGGGRGGSSGGGRGGSGR encoded by the coding sequence ATGGCTTTCACCCAATTCGGCCTCCACCCCTCCATCGTCAAGGGCGTCAAGGAGCTCGGCTTCACGCGCCCCACGCCCATCCAGGAGAAGGCGATCCCCGCGGGCGTAGAAGGCCGCGACGTGCTGGCCTGCGCCATGACGGGCAGCGGCAAGACGGCGGCGTTCCTCCTCCCCATCATCCACCGGCTGATGGAGAAGCCCCGCGGCGTGACCCGCGCGCTGATCCTGACCCCCACGCGCGAGCTGGCGGCGCAGATCCACGAGCACCTGGAGCAGCTGGCGGTGCACACGCCGGTGACCGGCGCGGCGGTGTTCGGCGGTGTGGGCATGGGCCCGCAGGAGCACGCCTTCCGCAGCGGCGTGGACATCCTGATCGCCACGCCGGGGCGCCTGCTGGACCACTTCACCAAGCCGTACGCCAAGCTGGCCGGCCTGGAGGTCCTGGTGCTCGACGAGGCCGACCGCATGCTGGACATGGGCTTCCTGCCCGACATCCGCCGCGTGCTGCGGCACCTGCCGGCCAAGCGCCAGACGCTGTTCTTCAGCGCCACCATGCCCGCGCCCATCCTGAAGCTCACGCAGGAGATGCTGCACGAGCCCGAGACCATCAACATGGAGCGCAAGCAGGCTCCGGCGGTGGGGATCACGCAGGCCATCTACCCGGTGTCGCAGGAGCTCAAGTCGTACCTGTTCCTGGAGCTGATGAAGCGCGACGAGATCGGCAACGTGATCGTCTTCACGCGCACCAAGCACCGGGCCAACCGCCTGGCGGACTTCCTGGACAAGCACGGCATCCCCAACGCCAAGATCCACGGCAACCGCAGCCAGGCGCAGCGCACCGACGCCCTGGCCGGCTTCAAGGACGGCCGCTTCCGCGCGCTGGTGGCCACCGACATCGTGGCCCGCGGCATCGACGTGGAGGCGCTGGACCACGTGGTCAACTTCGACGTGCCGCACGTGCCGGAAGACTACATCCACCGCGTGGGCCGCACCGCGCGCGCCGAGGCCACGGGCGACGCCTTCACCTTCGTCTCGCCCGAGGAGGAGCCGGACCTTCGCGCGATCGAGCGGGCGGTGGGCAAGCCGCTGCCGCGCGTGACGCTGGAGGGCTTCGACTACAAGGCCAAGCCGCAGGACCGCTTCGAGGTCCCCCTCGCCGAGCGCATCGCCGAGATCCGCGCGCGCAAGTCCGAGGAGCGCGCCCGCGCCAAGGCCAAGGCCGAGCGCAAGGCTGCGAACGAGGCGGCCGGCGGCGGCGCACGCTCCGGCGGCGGTCGTCCGGCCCCGTCCGGCGGCTCGCGTCCCCGCTCGGAAGGCGGCTCGTCCTCCGGTGGCGCACGCAGCGGCGGCCCCTCGCGTCCGGGCGGCTCGCGCGGCCCGGGCGGCGGCAGCGGCGGCGGGCGTCCGGGCGGCTCCGGCGGCCAGGGTGGCGGCCGTGGCGGCTCGTCCGGCGGCGGGCGTGGCGGCAGCGGCCGGTAA
- a CDS encoding type II toxin-antitoxin system VapC family toxin produces MPTMAVADTHALLWYAQGRQQKLGSAARKMFADADEGRAVIFVPTLSLAEVSEAMRAGKMRLGSGFAAWVRGLLATQNFIVADLTWDVIRKAEELYAIPERGDRLIAATAAHMELPLISRDPEIEAAAGVRVIW; encoded by the coding sequence ATGCCCACCATGGCCGTGGCGGACACGCACGCGCTGCTCTGGTACGCGCAGGGGCGGCAGCAGAAGCTGGGCAGCGCGGCGCGGAAGATGTTCGCCGATGCGGACGAGGGGAGGGCCGTCATCTTCGTCCCCACGCTCTCCCTGGCAGAGGTGAGCGAGGCGATGCGGGCGGGGAAGATGCGCCTGGGATCGGGTTTCGCGGCGTGGGTGCGCGGTCTTCTCGCCACGCAGAACTTCATCGTGGCGGACCTGACCTGGGACGTGATCCGCAAGGCCGAGGAGCTGTACGCGATTCCCGAGCGCGGTGACCGGCTGATCGCGGCGACCGCGGCGCACATGGAGCTGCCGCTCATCTCCCGCGATCCCGAGATCGAGGCGGCGGCGGGGGTGCGGGTGATCTGGTGA